A portion of the Granulosicoccus antarcticus IMCC3135 genome contains these proteins:
- a CDS encoding CaiB/BaiF CoA transferase family protein has product MTQTSNLPLSGIRVLEMGQLIAGPFAGQMLAAFGAEVVKIEPPGRGDPLRTWRELDEQGTSYWWRSLARNKKSVTLDLSNPDGAEIAKQLLMQADILIENFRPGRMEAWGLGPDVLEKMHPELIYTRVSGYGQTGPYSVKPGFASACEAAGGLRYLNGQPGEKPVRLNLSLGDSLAGMHATIGALLALIARQRLGQGGQVVDVSIVESVFNMLEGVLPEYDGAGVVREPSGSTVTGIVPTNTYQCRDDRYIVIGGNGDTIFKRLMVAVGQPQMAEDQKLANNQGRIANEKQIDQVLAAWSATLDSTDALAILDDADVPAGPVNSIADMVEDPHFKDRGMFESVPVNGEPRLMPAVHPLLTDTPASTRWAGPELGQHTDEVLQDWLDVDAAKVTQWRESQLI; this is encoded by the coding sequence ATGACGCAAACGAGTAATCTACCTCTGTCCGGCATACGGGTACTGGAGATGGGGCAGCTGATCGCAGGGCCTTTTGCCGGACAGATGCTGGCAGCTTTTGGCGCGGAGGTTGTCAAGATCGAACCGCCGGGTCGGGGAGATCCGCTGCGGACATGGCGAGAACTGGATGAACAAGGTACCTCTTACTGGTGGCGCAGCCTGGCTCGCAACAAGAAATCAGTGACGCTGGATCTGTCAAATCCTGACGGTGCTGAGATAGCAAAGCAATTACTGATGCAGGCTGACATTCTGATCGAAAATTTTCGTCCCGGACGAATGGAGGCCTGGGGGCTGGGGCCGGATGTTCTTGAAAAAATGCACCCGGAGCTTATCTACACCCGCGTGTCCGGTTACGGACAGACCGGGCCTTATTCGGTCAAGCCCGGTTTTGCCTCGGCCTGTGAGGCGGCAGGTGGCTTGCGCTACCTCAATGGGCAGCCCGGAGAGAAGCCGGTACGTCTGAACCTGTCTCTGGGGGACTCTCTGGCTGGTATGCATGCCACCATCGGTGCACTGCTGGCACTCATCGCACGCCAGCGCCTGGGGCAGGGAGGGCAGGTTGTGGACGTCTCGATTGTGGAGTCGGTATTCAATATGCTCGAAGGTGTGCTGCCTGAGTACGATGGGGCTGGCGTGGTACGGGAGCCGTCGGGTTCGACGGTGACGGGGATCGTCCCTACTAATACATATCAGTGCAGAGATGATCGTTATATCGTTATCGGTGGCAATGGGGATACCATCTTCAAGCGTCTGATGGTAGCGGTCGGTCAACCACAGATGGCCGAAGATCAGAAGTTGGCGAATAACCAGGGCCGCATTGCCAACGAAAAGCAAATTGATCAGGTGCTGGCCGCCTGGAGTGCCACTCTGGATTCGACGGATGCATTGGCGATCCTGGATGATGCGGATGTACCGGCAGGTCCCGTCAATTCCATTGCCGACATGGTGGAGGATCCGCATTTCAAGGATCGCGGGATGTTCGAGAGTGTGCCGGTCAACGGCGAGCCTCGTCTCATGCCAGCGGTTCACCCGCTATTGACTGACACCCCGGCAAGTACACGTTGGGCAGGTCCTGAGCTGGGTCAGCACACCGACGAGGTTTTGCAGGACTGGCTAGATGTTGATGCTGCCAAAGTGACTCAGTGGCGGGAAAGTCAGCTGATCTAG
- a CDS encoding SulP family inorganic anion transporter — MSHWQHEWFGNIRADILAGLVVALALIPEAIAFSIIAGVDPKVGLYASFSIAVIVSITGGRPGMISAATAATAVLMVTLVKDYGLEYLLAATVLAGLLQIVAGLLKLGMVMRFVSRSVMTGFVNALAILIFMAQLPELTNVPYLTYIMVAAGLAIIYLLPRFTKAVPSPLICIIVLTIITLALGLDIRNVGDMGELPDSLPIFLLPDIPFTLETLMIILPYSVAVAAVGLLESLMTASIVDELTDTRSDKNRECIGQGIANTATGFIGGMAGCAMIGQSIINVKSGGRGRLSTFCAGMFLLLMIVFLGDWVKLIPMAALVAIMIMVSIGTFSWSSLVNLRDHPRSSSIVMLATVIVVVATHNLAIGVLVGVLFSGIFFAWKISQIFRVSSTLSDDKLTRTYLIEGQLFFASSDEFTAAFDFKEALEKVVIDVSMAHIWDISSVQAMDMVVLKFRREGSEVEIIGLNEASETIVDQLGVHDKPGALDDMMNH; from the coding sequence ATATCCCACTGGCAACACGAATGGTTTGGCAATATTCGAGCCGATATCCTGGCTGGCCTGGTCGTTGCCCTCGCTCTTATTCCCGAAGCCATCGCATTTTCGATCATTGCCGGGGTCGATCCGAAGGTTGGCCTCTACGCCTCATTCTCGATTGCTGTCATCGTATCCATTACCGGCGGCAGGCCTGGAATGATTTCGGCGGCCACCGCAGCGACAGCGGTTCTCATGGTAACGCTGGTCAAGGATTATGGATTGGAATACCTTCTGGCAGCCACCGTACTGGCTGGTTTACTGCAAATTGTTGCCGGTTTACTGAAACTGGGCATGGTCATGCGATTCGTCTCGCGCTCGGTCATGACAGGCTTTGTCAATGCATTGGCCATCCTCATCTTCATGGCACAGCTTCCCGAGCTCACTAACGTGCCCTACCTGACCTACATCATGGTAGCCGCAGGCCTGGCCATCATCTACTTGCTACCGCGGTTTACCAAGGCCGTTCCATCCCCCTTGATATGCATTATAGTGCTAACCATTATCACGCTGGCACTGGGACTGGATATTCGCAACGTGGGCGACATGGGTGAACTACCTGACTCGCTACCTATTTTTCTACTGCCTGACATCCCGTTTACGCTCGAAACCCTGATGATCATCCTGCCCTACTCGGTGGCTGTCGCGGCCGTCGGCCTGCTTGAATCCCTCATGACAGCCTCGATCGTCGATGAATTGACGGACACTCGCAGTGACAAGAACCGCGAATGTATCGGCCAGGGTATCGCCAACACCGCTACCGGTTTTATCGGCGGTATGGCAGGTTGCGCCATGATCGGTCAGTCAATCATCAATGTTAAATCCGGTGGTCGTGGTCGTTTGTCCACCTTCTGCGCAGGCATGTTTCTCTTGCTGATGATCGTTTTTCTGGGTGACTGGGTCAAACTGATTCCCATGGCAGCCCTGGTCGCCATCATGATCATGGTATCCATCGGTACCTTCAGCTGGTCGTCCCTGGTCAACCTGCGTGATCATCCACGCAGCTCCTCAATCGTCATGCTGGCAACCGTCATTGTTGTGGTTGCGACCCACAACCTGGCTATCGGCGTACTGGTTGGCGTGCTGTTCTCGGGCATTTTCTTCGCCTGGAAGATATCTCAGATATTCAGGGTCTCATCCACTCTCAGCGATGACAAACTCACGCGAACGTATCTGATCGAAGGCCAGCTGTTTTTCGCCTCCAGCGATGAATTCACAGCCGCTTTCGACTTCAAGGAAGCGTTGGAGAAAGTCGTCATTGATGTCAGCATGGCTCATATCTGGGACATTTCCAGCGTTCAGGCCATGGATATGGTGGTACTGAAATTCCGTCGCGAAGGCAGCGAAGTGGAAATAATCGGTCTGAACGAGGCCAGTGAGACTATTGTCGATCAGCTCGGTGTTCATGACAAACCCGGTGCTCTTGACGATATGATGAACCATTAG
- a CDS encoding DUF2852 domain-containing protein: MHDIKQQLAPGWSGVNIGLIVLLFMFTAWPLALVMIAYVVWGEKLGLNLGRPETLSVFGRRVSTAFKAGLDSFSRHS, encoded by the coding sequence ATGCATGACATCAAACAACAACTGGCTCCTGGCTGGAGTGGCGTCAATATCGGCCTGATAGTCCTATTGTTCATGTTCACAGCATGGCCTTTGGCGTTAGTGATGATCGCTTATGTTGTCTGGGGCGAGAAGCTCGGCCTCAACCTGGGACGTCCCGAAACCCTGTCTGTATTCGGTCGACGAGTGTCCACCGCCTTCAAGGCAGGCCTTGACAGCTTCTCCAGACATTCCTGA
- a CDS encoding Hpt domain-containing protein translates to MTIHIDPHALQAISSLQRPGKPDLLTRIVELFKSESPESISALQLGLDSADLQAVGAAAHCMKSSSAYLGARLLSERFQDIENAAHENDLSACRVLGGGVDALYEASIEELDNHVSAFV, encoded by the coding sequence ATGACGATCCATATTGATCCGCATGCGCTCCAGGCGATTTCCTCGTTGCAGCGTCCCGGTAAACCTGACTTGTTAACTCGAATAGTGGAACTGTTCAAATCCGAATCACCTGAATCGATCTCAGCACTTCAGCTGGGGCTGGACTCTGCCGACCTGCAAGCGGTGGGTGCCGCGGCCCATTGCATGAAATCGAGCAGCGCCTATTTGGGGGCCAGATTACTCAGTGAGCGTTTTCAGGACATTGAAAATGCAGCACATGAGAATGACCTGTCTGCCTGCAGAGTGTTGGGAGGTGGTGTCGATGCATTGTACGAGGCCAGTATCGAAGAGCTGGATAACCATGTGAGCGCGTTTGTTTGA
- a CDS encoding MBL fold metallo-hydrolase RNA specificity domain-containing protein, giving the protein MKLTSYGAAEEVTGSCHLIETSNHKVLFDCGLIQGRRKDELRNHDPFPFNPAELDAVVLSHAHIDHCGRLPMLIDQGFTGKIHCHDATADLVQILLKDSANLNARDVEYRNRKRKRAGKPLLTPLYNQEDVENTLDKLAPMQYLTSVKVAPGVSIKLYDAGHILGSAMVEITLVEDDETRTVVFSGDLGHRGSPILRDFSCLQKADLVLMESTYGNRLHRDWSETVKEVQEIASALSSTRGNILIPAFSVGRSQMILYTMARYFKEWDLERWKIFLDSPMAIRACEVYLKHTALYDEQAAAFYKKNGPLLSMPNLTFSQTADQSRAINAMQTGAIVIAGSGMCTGGRIIHHLKHNLWRADAHVIIAGYQAHGTLGRKLVDGKKTVKIWGEKIVVRATIHTVGGLSAHADQQGMMDWYASFEDTPPVLLVHGEVKAMQVLADRLTSELGARARAAQPGKSTDLLALDKFGR; this is encoded by the coding sequence ATGAAACTGACCAGTTACGGTGCAGCCGAGGAAGTAACGGGCTCCTGCCACCTTATTGAAACCAGCAATCACAAGGTTTTGTTCGATTGTGGCCTTATTCAAGGCAGACGAAAGGATGAATTACGTAACCATGACCCCTTCCCTTTTAATCCGGCCGAACTGGACGCGGTAGTCCTCAGTCACGCCCATATCGACCATTGCGGTCGTTTGCCGATGCTCATAGATCAGGGGTTCACTGGCAAGATCCACTGCCACGATGCCACGGCGGATCTGGTTCAGATTCTTCTGAAGGACTCTGCCAATCTTAACGCTCGCGATGTCGAGTACAGAAATCGCAAACGCAAGCGCGCTGGCAAACCCTTGCTGACACCACTGTACAACCAGGAGGATGTGGAAAACACGCTGGACAAGCTGGCGCCCATGCAATATCTCACATCGGTCAAAGTGGCTCCGGGTGTTTCCATCAAACTTTACGATGCCGGCCATATTCTAGGCTCAGCCATGGTTGAAATTACGCTGGTTGAGGACGATGAGACACGCACTGTTGTGTTCAGTGGCGATCTGGGACATCGTGGCTCGCCCATTCTGCGGGACTTCAGCTGCTTGCAGAAGGCCGACCTGGTGCTGATGGAAAGCACCTACGGTAACCGCCTGCATCGCGACTGGTCAGAAACAGTCAAAGAGGTACAGGAAATTGCCAGTGCTTTGAGCAGTACTCGCGGCAATATTCTGATTCCTGCCTTTTCAGTGGGCCGCAGCCAGATGATCCTCTACACCATGGCAAGATATTTCAAGGAATGGGATCTGGAACGCTGGAAAATATTTCTGGACAGCCCCATGGCCATTCGAGCCTGCGAGGTCTATCTGAAACATACAGCGCTCTACGACGAGCAAGCTGCCGCGTTCTACAAGAAGAATGGGCCATTGCTGTCCATGCCAAACCTGACATTTTCACAAACAGCTGACCAGTCTCGCGCCATCAATGCCATGCAAACTGGCGCTATCGTCATCGCCGGCAGTGGTATGTGCACAGGGGGGCGCATTATTCACCATCTAAAGCACAACCTGTGGCGGGCTGATGCCCATGTCATCATTGCCGGCTATCAAGCCCATGGCACGCTGGGTCGAAAACTGGTTGATGGCAAGAAAACAGTCAAGATCTGGGGTGAGAAGATCGTCGTGCGGGCCACGATCCATACCGTTGGTGGCCTTTCTGCACACGCCGATCAGCAGGGCATGATGGACTGGTATGCAAGCTTCGAAGACACACCTCCGGTATTACTGGTACACGGTGAAGTCAAGGCCATGCAGGTTCTGGCTGACCGACTGACAAGCGAACTGGGCGCACGTGCCCGAGCAGCGCAGCCGGGCAAATCGACAGATTTACTGGCTTTGGATAAATTTGGTCGCTAA
- a CDS encoding electron transfer flavoprotein-ubiquinone oxidoreductase, with amino-acid sequence MSTEERESMEFDVVVVGAGPGGLATACRLMQIAKENEQEISVVVLEKGSEVGAHILSGAVIEPRALDELFPDWKENGAPLKTAVTRDDILFFTSPTASVKMPPFLSPKTMHNHGNYVASLGNLTRWLGEQAEALGVEIFPGFAAAEVLYHEDGRVKGVATGDMGLDVDGNPKDSFERGMELHAKYTVFAEGCRGHLGKQLISQFKLDEGKSPQHYGIGVKELWQIDPAKHEPGVVVHGAGWPLSETKTTGGAFMYHLEDNQVVVGLIIDLNYANPHLSTFEEFQRFKSHPVIRDVLEGGERICYGARAIAKGGLNSLPRMSMPGALLVGCEAGTLNFAKIKGTHTAMKSGMVAAETIANALAKGDEGRELTEFNDAFLSSWAGDELQRSRNWGPVMHKFGMYLGGAYNFIDQNFFGGKLPFNFRDDTPDYACMKPADSCLAPSYPKPDGKVTFDKPSSVFMSNTNHEDNQPVHLKLTDPSVPIQANLPKYAEPAQRYCPVGVYEVVVKDDVPQFQINSQNCIHCKTCDIKDPAQNITWVVPEGGGGPNYPNM; translated from the coding sequence ATGAGTACAGAAGAAAGAGAGTCGATGGAGTTTGATGTCGTTGTCGTAGGTGCAGGCCCCGGTGGCCTGGCCACCGCCTGTCGACTGATGCAGATCGCCAAGGAAAATGAGCAGGAAATCAGTGTTGTTGTGCTGGAAAAAGGCTCTGAAGTGGGCGCTCATATCCTGTCTGGAGCCGTCATCGAACCACGGGCCCTGGACGAACTGTTCCCGGATTGGAAAGAGAACGGTGCGCCATTGAAAACAGCGGTCACCCGCGATGACATCCTGTTTTTCACCAGCCCGACGGCCTCCGTAAAAATGCCGCCATTTCTGTCCCCGAAAACCATGCATAACCATGGCAACTACGTGGCCAGCCTGGGTAACCTGACGCGCTGGCTCGGCGAACAGGCCGAGGCTTTGGGTGTGGAAATATTCCCGGGGTTTGCTGCAGCCGAAGTTCTTTACCATGAAGATGGTCGCGTCAAAGGTGTTGCTACCGGCGACATGGGTCTCGACGTTGACGGTAACCCCAAGGACAGCTTCGAACGTGGCATGGAACTGCATGCCAAATATACGGTGTTCGCAGAAGGTTGCCGGGGACACCTGGGCAAGCAGCTCATCAGCCAGTTCAAGCTGGATGAAGGCAAATCTCCGCAGCATTACGGTATCGGTGTGAAAGAGCTCTGGCAGATCGATCCTGCCAAACACGAGCCGGGCGTCGTTGTACATGGTGCTGGCTGGCCACTGTCTGAAACCAAGACCACCGGTGGTGCCTTCATGTATCACCTGGAAGACAACCAGGTCGTTGTCGGACTGATCATCGATCTCAACTACGCCAATCCGCACCTGAGCACGTTCGAAGAGTTCCAGCGCTTCAAATCACATCCTGTCATTCGCGATGTACTCGAAGGCGGCGAACGTATCTGTTATGGCGCTCGTGCCATTGCCAAAGGGGGCCTCAATTCCCTGCCACGTATGAGCATGCCTGGTGCCCTGCTGGTCGGGTGTGAAGCTGGCACACTGAATTTTGCCAAGATCAAGGGCACTCACACGGCCATGAAGTCCGGCATGGTGGCTGCAGAAACCATTGCCAATGCACTGGCCAAAGGTGATGAAGGGCGTGAGCTGACTGAGTTCAATGACGCTTTTCTCAGTAGCTGGGCTGGCGATGAACTGCAGCGCTCACGTAACTGGGGACCCGTCATGCACAAGTTCGGTATGTATCTGGGTGGCGCCTACAACTTTATCGACCAGAACTTCTTCGGCGGTAAACTCCCCTTCAACTTTCGCGATGACACACCTGACTACGCCTGCATGAAGCCGGCAGACAGCTGCCTCGCTCCTTCCTATCCGAAGCCTGACGGCAAGGTGACATTCGACAAGCCCTCATCGGTTTTCATGTCCAATACCAATCATGAAGACAACCAGCCAGTGCATTTGAAACTCACTGACCCCAGTGTGCCCATCCAGGCGAACCTGCCCAAGTATGCCGAACCAGCACAGCGCTACTGTCCGGTGGGTGTCTACGAAGTGGTTGTGAAGGATGACGTTCCGCAGTTCCAGATCAACTCGCAGAACTGTATTCACTGCAAGACCTGCGATATCAAGGATCCTGCTCAGAACATCACCTGGGTGGTCCCCGAGGGGGGCGGCGGACCGAATTATCCCAATATGTAG
- the sohB gene encoding protease SohB: protein MAEFFYEYGLFFLKALTFVIAVVAIIAAIVSAAMRGRESGGGEGEGHIEIKKYNENLEDMQEALSFSLMEPEERKQAEKDKKAADKAEKKAARKAAKMARKQRGSGETKLVETTRKRLYVMDFDGDIRASEVEKLRREITAVLTTATPEDEVLVRLESGGGMVTSYGLAASQLDRIRDKKVPLTICVDKVAASGGYMMACVADKLVAAPFAVLGSIGVVAQIPNFHRLLKELNIDFEMLTAGKYKRTLTVFGENTEEGRQKFIEDIERIHTQFKAYVSKRRPSLDIDAVATGEIWSGQDTLDLNLADHLSTSDQYLIDACEEREVLIISYKVRKGLMERFSIGVQSTVDGVLLKWFDRLMKSRFSIG, encoded by the coding sequence GTGGCTGAATTTTTTTACGAGTACGGTTTGTTTTTCCTGAAGGCATTGACCTTCGTGATTGCCGTGGTGGCGATCATCGCGGCTATCGTGTCGGCGGCGATGCGAGGTCGGGAGTCAGGAGGCGGCGAAGGAGAGGGGCATATCGAGATCAAGAAATACAATGAAAATCTTGAGGATATGCAGGAGGCGCTGTCGTTTTCCCTGATGGAGCCTGAAGAGCGCAAGCAGGCAGAAAAGGACAAGAAAGCGGCCGACAAGGCTGAAAAAAAGGCGGCCAGGAAAGCCGCGAAAATGGCTCGAAAACAACGTGGCAGTGGTGAAACCAAGCTCGTTGAAACAACTCGTAAACGTTTGTACGTCATGGATTTTGATGGTGATATCCGGGCCAGTGAAGTGGAAAAGCTGCGACGTGAAATCACGGCAGTGCTAACCACGGCGACGCCGGAGGATGAGGTGTTGGTGCGGCTGGAAAGCGGCGGCGGCATGGTGACCTCCTACGGCCTGGCAGCCTCGCAGCTGGATCGTATCCGCGACAAGAAAGTGCCGCTGACGATCTGTGTCGACAAAGTGGCTGCCAGTGGTGGTTACATGATGGCCTGTGTTGCTGACAAGCTGGTGGCAGCGCCATTTGCGGTATTGGGTTCGATCGGCGTCGTGGCTCAGATTCCCAACTTCCATCGCTTGTTGAAGGAGCTGAACATAGATTTCGAGATGCTCACCGCCGGTAAATACAAGCGAACTCTGACTGTTTTTGGAGAGAACACCGAAGAAGGACGACAGAAGTTCATCGAGGATATCGAGCGTATTCATACCCAGTTCAAGGCCTACGTCAGCAAGCGTCGTCCGAGCCTTGATATCGATGCGGTGGCGACCGGTGAAATCTGGTCTGGGCAGGACACCCTGGATCTGAATCTGGCGGATCATCTGTCGACCAGTGATCAGTATCTGATTGATGCCTGCGAAGAGCGTGAAGTACTGATCATCAGTTACAAAGTGCGAAAGGGCCTGATGGAGCGCTTTTCAATCGGTGTTCAGAGCACCGTGGATGGTGTCTTGCTCAAATGGTTTGATCGTCTGATGAAAAGCCGTTTTTCGATCGGCTAG
- the rlmKL gene encoding bifunctional 23S rRNA (guanine(2069)-N(7))-methyltransferase RlmK/23S rRNA (guanine(2445)-N(2))-methyltransferase RlmL translates to MSFFQPGSSVLLSSSTTPTLLDSLSHAELYATCGTGLEHLLAAELRELGLEHVQSAGAGVRFSGGLAAGYTACLWSRVANRVLIPIHQGPAATPEALYALVQEIDWSEHVDVDGTLAVDFFTANSAITHSQYGALKVKDAVVDQFRDAMGRRPNVERETPDLRINVYLFRDKARIAIDLSGSSLHRRGYRDEGGLAPLKENLAAALLLSAGWPEALERGQALADPMCGSGTLLIEAAMMACNKAPGLLREYYGFLGWKGHDAELWQRTLDAAEAAIRPSPVIIAGSDQDPRAIDNCRHNLAQAGLEDCVSLAVVALADGRPQTLGDISDGLLVTNPPYGERLAGDARFYAELGSSLSRQYAGWQVALFTAEAAPYARARLPLSKQFKAKNGGIECVLLIGEIPRTGKARSHTAAPVELGYDAPLAGGADAGSMEGGSTDVNNEGGFVGDDEHPQASLYRGPREVPGVDATPFANRLRKNLRGLKGWRKQSDIRAFRLYDSDLPEFAVAVDLYQSDQLHCVVQEYQAPATVNVAMAEARLEALMAIIPETLDIAPNRVHLKVREVKSGLKQYEKLQPASSSVSLVEEFGARLEVNFTDYLDTGLFLDHRPVRRHLFKNSEGKRFLNLFAYTGSATVASVMGGAASSVSVDTSNRYCQWAMRNLDRNGAAQQLHEVVRQDVITWLEHASVGIRDDMLFDLILLDPPTFSNSNAVEDDWNVQRDHVGAIDACLKVLAPGGTLIFSNNYRRFKMDPELLDDVTRGIKVEDRNSWSIDRDYQRNPRIHQCWFIHKL, encoded by the coding sequence ATGTCTTTTTTTCAACCGGGTTCATCCGTCTTGCTGTCTTCTTCCACAACACCCACTCTGCTTGATTCCTTATCCCACGCCGAGCTGTATGCCACCTGTGGCACCGGCCTGGAGCATCTGCTGGCGGCAGAGCTACGTGAGCTGGGGCTGGAGCATGTTCAGAGCGCTGGAGCCGGGGTGCGTTTCAGTGGCGGTCTTGCCGCTGGCTACACCGCCTGTCTGTGGTCGCGAGTCGCCAACCGCGTTCTGATCCCTATCCATCAGGGCCCTGCAGCGACACCCGAGGCGTTGTATGCACTGGTGCAGGAGATTGACTGGTCTGAGCATGTTGATGTGGATGGCACGCTGGCAGTGGACTTCTTTACCGCCAACTCAGCCATTACGCATTCGCAATACGGCGCCCTTAAAGTGAAGGATGCGGTGGTCGATCAGTTCCGTGATGCCATGGGGCGGCGGCCGAATGTCGAGCGTGAAACGCCTGATTTACGTATTAACGTCTATCTGTTCCGTGACAAGGCACGCATTGCGATCGATTTGTCAGGCAGTAGTCTGCATCGGCGCGGTTATCGTGATGAGGGCGGATTGGCGCCTCTGAAGGAGAATCTGGCCGCAGCCCTGCTGTTGTCGGCGGGTTGGCCGGAGGCCTTGGAGCGGGGTCAGGCACTGGCCGATCCAATGTGTGGTTCAGGCACATTGCTGATCGAGGCGGCCATGATGGCCTGTAACAAGGCGCCGGGACTGTTACGTGAGTACTATGGATTTCTGGGCTGGAAAGGTCATGATGCCGAGTTGTGGCAGAGAACACTGGATGCCGCCGAGGCTGCCATCAGGCCCTCGCCTGTGATCATTGCCGGTAGTGATCAGGATCCACGTGCGATTGATAACTGTCGTCATAACCTGGCTCAGGCCGGGCTGGAGGACTGCGTTAGTCTGGCTGTTGTGGCGCTTGCCGACGGTCGGCCGCAGACTCTGGGCGATATCAGTGACGGTTTACTGGTCACCAACCCTCCCTACGGCGAACGGCTGGCGGGTGATGCGCGTTTTTATGCCGAACTGGGTTCCAGTCTGAGCAGGCAGTATGCCGGCTGGCAGGTCGCCTTGTTCACGGCAGAAGCGGCACCGTATGCACGTGCACGATTGCCTCTGTCAAAGCAGTTCAAGGCGAAAAACGGCGGAATTGAGTGTGTATTACTGATCGGGGAAATCCCCAGAACAGGCAAGGCACGAAGTCATACCGCCGCCCCGGTAGAGCTCGGTTACGATGCGCCGCTGGCTGGTGGGGCCGATGCTGGCAGTATGGAGGGCGGAAGTACAGATGTGAACAATGAGGGTGGGTTCGTCGGTGATGATGAGCACCCACAGGCGTCGCTGTATCGCGGCCCGCGAGAAGTTCCGGGTGTGGATGCCACCCCGTTTGCCAATCGTCTGAGGAAAAATTTGCGCGGCCTGAAAGGCTGGCGCAAACAAAGTGATATTCGGGCGTTCCGGTTATATGATTCCGATTTGCCTGAATTCGCAGTGGCTGTGGATCTGTACCAATCCGATCAGTTGCACTGTGTCGTACAGGAATATCAGGCGCCAGCCACCGTCAATGTTGCCATGGCAGAGGCACGTCTGGAGGCCTTGATGGCCATCATTCCTGAGACCCTGGATATTGCTCCCAATCGAGTGCATCTGAAAGTACGCGAGGTAAAGAGCGGCTTGAAGCAGTATGAGAAGTTACAACCCGCCTCTTCGAGTGTTTCTCTGGTTGAAGAGTTTGGTGCGCGGCTGGAAGTGAATTTCACGGATTATCTGGACACCGGCCTGTTTCTTGATCACCGGCCGGTGCGACGCCACCTGTTCAAGAATAGTGAAGGCAAGCGTTTTCTCAATCTGTTCGCCTATACGGGCAGTGCTACTGTCGCCTCTGTCATGGGCGGCGCTGCCAGCAGCGTCTCGGTCGACACCTCCAATCGTTATTGCCAATGGGCCATGCGCAATCTGGATCGCAACGGTGCCGCACAGCAACTACATGAAGTGGTACGACAGGATGTCATCACCTGGCTGGAGCATGCCTCCGTCGGCATTCGTGATGACATGTTGTTCGATCTGATTCTGCTCGATCCTCCTACCTTTTCCAACTCCAATGCGGTTGAGGATGACTGGAATGTACAGCGTGATCACGTCGGTGCCATCGACGCATGCCTGAAAGTGCTGGCACCGGGAGGCACCCTGATCTTTTCCAATAATTACCGGCGCTTCAAGATGGACCCCGAATTACTTGATGATGTAACACGAGGAATCAAGGTGGAGGATCGCAATAGCTGGTCCATTGACCGTGATTACCAGAGAAACCCGCGCATTCATCAGTGCTGGTTCATACATAAACTATAG
- a CDS encoding universal stress protein, with translation MSKVVAVVDGSAYSASVCEHAAWMANLSGSQVDVIHVLTRRDTSGEQSNLSGSIGLGARSALLSELAELDAQQARLAQKRGRAILVDAEALISERGVSEVQTRLRNGEIVDTVKELEEEADLIVMGKRGESANFDTLHLGSNLEKVMRSIHKPVLVASRAFKAPSKVLLAFDGGPSALKAVEFIAGRPEFNSLPIHLLSVSRDSTSDQRQLESAVTTLKNGGYEATAESVDGNPETAIADKVNSEGFDLVIMGAYGHSRIRNLIIGSTTTEMVRSCMVPILLFR, from the coding sequence ATGTCAAAAGTCGTAGCAGTCGTAGATGGCTCAGCCTATTCTGCCAGCGTGTGCGAACACGCTGCCTGGATGGCCAATCTCTCTGGCTCCCAAGTGGATGTGATTCATGTACTGACCCGCCGGGACACCTCCGGCGAACAGTCCAATCTGAGTGGCAGTATCGGGCTTGGTGCTCGTTCAGCCCTGCTCAGCGAACTGGCAGAACTGGATGCACAGCAGGCACGTCTTGCCCAGAAACGCGGCCGTGCCATTCTGGTAGATGCAGAAGCACTCATTTCGGAGCGTGGCGTGAGTGAGGTCCAGACTCGATTGAGGAATGGTGAAATTGTTGACACCGTCAAGGAGCTTGAAGAGGAAGCAGACCTGATTGTCATGGGAAAACGCGGGGAATCCGCCAATTTCGACACCCTGCACCTGGGCTCCAATCTGGAAAAGGTCATGCGTTCCATACACAAGCCGGTACTGGTCGCCTCGCGCGCCTTCAAAGCACCCAGCAAGGTTCTGCTAGCCTTTGACGGTGGTCCCAGTGCATTGAAAGCCGTGGAGTTCATCGCAGGCAGGCCCGAATTCAATTCCCTGCCCATTCACCTGCTCAGTGTGAGTCGTGATTCGACCAGCGATCAACGCCAGCTGGAAAGTGCGGTTACCACCCTGAAGAACGGAGGTTACGAGGCCACGGCAGAAAGTGTTGATGGCAATCCGGAAACAGCCATCGCCGATAAGGTGAACAGTGAGGGTTTTGATCTGGTTATCATGGGGGCCTATGGGCATTCACGCATTCGCAACCTGATCATCGGTTCGACAACCACAGAAATGGTTCGCTCTTGCATGGTGCCGATTCTGTTGTTCCGCTGA